In the genome of Fulvivirga maritima, one region contains:
- a CDS encoding proline iminopeptidase-family hydrolase: MIIGCTPKEQSNPYLEPGDGLVEVEGGKVWYGIMGEGTKAPYVCLHGGPGGTSRRYFDLEPLTEERPVIMIDQLGGGQSTHHTDTSLLKVENFVEQVHAVAKHLNLKEYYITGHSWGTALALEYYSAYPEGVKGIAFNSPYFSTPVWIAGTNQLVTEMPDSIQQALAIANQDSVYDSDSYQKANEYFSQQHLLRTSRTEHPYDTVKASGSSFIYNYMWGPSEFRATGTLRDYDNITALNEVKVPVLFTTGQYDEARPEDVKKYVKMVNNAEYVEIPNAGHASMSDNLPVYLKAHKEFANKVDAADE; the protein is encoded by the coding sequence TTGATTATTGGCTGTACACCTAAGGAACAATCAAACCCATATTTAGAGCCTGGAGATGGACTGGTAGAAGTAGAAGGTGGTAAAGTTTGGTACGGAATTATGGGCGAAGGAACCAAAGCTCCCTATGTCTGCCTACATGGAGGACCCGGCGGTACAAGTCGCCGATATTTTGATTTGGAACCACTCACAGAAGAGCGTCCCGTGATTATGATTGATCAGCTGGGTGGCGGGCAATCCACCCATCACACGGACACCTCTCTGCTAAAAGTTGAAAATTTTGTAGAGCAAGTGCATGCAGTAGCGAAACATTTGAATCTCAAAGAATATTATATAACCGGGCATTCATGGGGCACAGCATTAGCATTAGAATATTATTCAGCATATCCGGAAGGGGTTAAAGGCATAGCATTTAACAGTCCTTACTTTAGCACACCGGTATGGATAGCCGGCACCAATCAGTTAGTTACTGAGATGCCCGACAGCATCCAACAAGCCCTTGCTATTGCCAACCAGGATAGCGTATATGACAGCGATTCATATCAAAAAGCAAACGAATATTTCTCTCAACAGCACCTACTCCGCACCAGCAGAACCGAGCACCCTTATGACACCGTGAAGGCATCAGGCAGTAGCTTTATCTACAATTATATGTGGGGTCCTAGTGAGTTTAGAGCCACAGGCACCTTGCGAGATTATGACAACATTACTGCTCTCAATGAAGTTAAAGTACCCGTACTATTCACCACCGGTCAGTACGACGAAGCACGCCCTGAAGATGTGAAGAAATATGTAAAAATGGTTAATAATGCCGAGTATGTAGAGATACCGAACGCCGGCCATGCCTCTATGAGCGACAACCTCCCAGTTTACTTAAAAGCACATAAAGAGTTTGCTAATAAGGTAGATGCTGCGGATGAGTAA
- a CDS encoding IS1595 family transposase has product MDIFSFTTHFSDEQSCREHFKGERDKLGVICHRCGHDQHYWIKSRWSYECKACRSRTSLRSGTIMQDSNLSFLVWYKTMFLMSVTKKGFSSKEIQKQLGLKRYEPVWAMVHKLRKAMGNRDSRYTLEGMIEMDEGYFTVESTEIEKNKGKRGRGAAGKQNVAVMAESTPLEDLETGKKERQCRYFKAKVLKGHSSQEVDHVLQSSIDEQSIVFSDQSTSYVNIADYIELHITEKSNKQTTNETLKWVHITISNAKRTFLGNYHKIKGKYLQLYLNEFVYKLNRRYFGDKLFDRLVIANITAYD; this is encoded by the coding sequence ATGGATATATTCAGTTTCACTACCCACTTCAGTGATGAACAATCATGCAGAGAGCATTTTAAAGGAGAACGAGACAAGTTAGGAGTTATATGTCACCGTTGCGGTCATGATCAGCATTATTGGATAAAAAGCCGATGGAGCTATGAGTGTAAAGCTTGCCGAAGTAGAACTTCTTTACGTAGCGGCACGATCATGCAAGACTCTAACCTTTCTTTTCTGGTTTGGTACAAAACAATGTTTTTAATGAGTGTTACCAAAAAAGGTTTTTCCAGCAAGGAGATTCAGAAGCAATTGGGATTGAAACGATATGAGCCCGTATGGGCAATGGTTCATAAACTGAGAAAAGCCATGGGAAATCGAGATTCCAGATACACTTTAGAGGGAATGATTGAGATGGATGAGGGCTATTTTACAGTGGAATCAACTGAGATCGAGAAGAATAAAGGGAAAAGAGGTAGAGGAGCGGCAGGAAAACAAAATGTAGCAGTAATGGCTGAATCTACTCCTTTAGAAGACTTGGAAACAGGAAAAAAAGAACGTCAATGTCGTTATTTCAAAGCTAAAGTACTTAAAGGCCACAGTTCACAGGAAGTAGATCATGTATTACAATCATCCATTGATGAACAAAGTATTGTTTTTTCAGACCAAAGCACTTCCTATGTTAACATTGCTGATTATATAGAGCTTCACATTACTGAGAAATCTAATAAGCAAACCACTAACGAGACACTTAAATGGGTGCATATCACCATTAGCAATGCCAAAAGAACATTTCTAGGGAACTACCATAAGATTAAAGGAAAGTACCTTCAATTGTATCTCAATGAGTTTGTTTACAAACTCAATAGACGATACTTTGGTGATAAGCTCTTTGATAGGCTCGTTATAGCTAACATTACAGCATATGACTAA
- a CDS encoding efflux RND transporter permease subunit: MTKRRNMHYLEAAMKHNQVVKVVTALLLIFGIYSLLNMPRSEDPDIVMPTAMIYAFYPGADEHQVEKEVTDKIEEYLFSFEEVKKAKTKSETREGQTFVTVEIYSSVKNRKQFWHTLQLDMNANLLPNLPQGVIGPFVNSNFSDVTAMILSVSSSERSYSEIEDYVDKLDDGLKVIPTVSKINRSGEQQRQVYISVNDEKLRQYGFDMGLVINKLQEANVTQYTGELNMGSNALIPVYSSGRFQSEQEIANQIIYTTPEGVVVRLKDVATIERRFEEKEAYVRVGEEQAMVLSINMLPGNNIVAFGETVQEKVEEIQASFPPDIHIKTIVNQPEIVDESIAHFMLEFGMAIASVIIVVMLLLPFRVAAVASITAPISIIVTFGLMNMVGLYLHQVTLSGLIIVLGMVVDDAIVVVDNYIEKLDEGVRPWTAAWTSAKQLSIPIFTATIAIIFAFAPLAIFMDGVAQDFMSSLPVAIGLALCTSLIVALFFTPFTCYVFIKTGLKHKMKERKKRRKSLLDHMQQLFDKCIELAFRWPKVTLGFGVLSIICAFMVAGNVQEKFFPKSERNQFNLEVRLPVGATLARTEEAVKELEAILKKEERITDITSFVGMSSPRFHTAYAPETPRRNYAQIFITTISNDAADDLANEYLEKFKHFLPDGDIQVKQLSLQEGAPIAVRVFGEDDNDLKKVALKVKDILENTEGTNYIRLDAENDYLGVKLNIDEDRAARLGVSNAAITQALGAGLKGYAVSTMWEADKPVDIFVRYDSVSRKDFDALANLHISSAYGQKVPLKDVASLDMSWHTGMIAHRNGLKALSVLSEAQLERTPASILRDITPKIDALELPAGVHIEYGGDAESTRDNQPNMMTSLGVSLILIFLTLLFQFKNLGKSLIVLSTFPLSLLGAFTGLYITGNPLGMTAFMGIISLIGIVVRNGIILVDYTDELILDHGYKIKAAALAASKRRMRPIFLTSGAAAVGVIPMILSKSPMWAPLGSVLAFGLLVSMVLTLFVVPVLYSLFIKPSKPAEFDQPDGDDPVMYKPAHA, translated from the coding sequence ATGACAAAAAGAAGAAATATGCATTACCTGGAAGCGGCTATGAAGCACAACCAGGTAGTGAAAGTAGTAACGGCACTGCTACTAATATTTGGCATCTACTCTCTGCTCAATATGCCGAGGAGTGAAGACCCGGATATAGTAATGCCAACAGCCATGATATATGCTTTTTACCCCGGCGCAGATGAGCATCAGGTAGAAAAAGAAGTAACGGATAAGATAGAAGAATACCTGTTTTCATTTGAAGAGGTAAAAAAGGCCAAAACAAAATCTGAGACAAGAGAAGGCCAGACTTTCGTAACAGTAGAAATATATTCTTCAGTAAAAAACAGAAAGCAGTTTTGGCACACCTTGCAGCTGGACATGAACGCCAACTTACTACCTAACTTACCTCAAGGAGTAATTGGACCGTTTGTTAACAGTAACTTTAGTGATGTTACAGCCATGATACTTTCCGTTTCATCATCTGAACGTTCTTATTCTGAAATTGAGGACTATGTAGACAAATTAGATGATGGCTTAAAAGTAATCCCCACTGTATCTAAGATCAACCGAAGCGGTGAGCAGCAGCGACAGGTTTACATCAGTGTAAATGATGAAAAGCTGCGCCAATATGGTTTTGACATGGGTCTTGTTATCAATAAACTACAAGAGGCCAATGTAACGCAGTACACCGGAGAGCTTAACATGGGCTCCAATGCGCTTATCCCTGTTTATAGCTCTGGCCGTTTTCAGTCTGAGCAAGAAATTGCCAACCAGATTATATACACTACTCCGGAAGGTGTGGTAGTACGCCTAAAAGATGTGGCTACTATAGAGCGTCGTTTTGAAGAAAAAGAGGCTTATGTACGTGTAGGCGAAGAGCAAGCGATGGTACTATCCATTAACATGCTTCCGGGCAATAATATTGTAGCTTTTGGAGAAACGGTACAAGAGAAAGTAGAAGAAATTCAGGCCAGCTTCCCGCCTGACATTCATATTAAAACCATTGTAAATCAGCCTGAGATAGTAGATGAAAGTATCGCTCACTTCATGCTTGAGTTCGGTATGGCCATTGCCTCAGTTATTATTGTGGTAATGCTATTATTACCTTTCCGTGTAGCAGCAGTAGCCTCTATTACAGCACCTATCTCTATTATAGTCACTTTTGGACTTATGAACATGGTAGGCCTTTACCTGCACCAGGTTACGCTTTCCGGTTTAATTATAGTACTGGGTATGGTGGTAGATGATGCCATAGTAGTAGTAGATAATTATATAGAAAAACTAGATGAAGGAGTACGCCCATGGACTGCCGCCTGGACTTCGGCCAAGCAGCTTTCAATACCTATTTTCACCGCAACTATTGCTATTATCTTCGCCTTCGCACCTTTAGCCATTTTCATGGATGGAGTAGCTCAGGATTTCATGTCTTCATTACCCGTAGCTATTGGGTTAGCACTATGCACATCTCTGATTGTAGCGCTGTTTTTCACTCCATTTACTTGCTATGTCTTCATAAAAACAGGCCTTAAGCATAAAATGAAAGAGCGTAAGAAAAGAAGAAAGAGCCTGCTGGATCATATGCAACAGCTGTTTGATAAATGTATAGAGCTAGCATTTCGTTGGCCTAAAGTAACACTAGGATTCGGCGTTTTGTCTATCATCTGCGCCTTTATGGTGGCAGGTAATGTTCAGGAAAAATTCTTCCCTAAAAGTGAAAGAAACCAGTTTAACCTGGAGGTTCGTTTACCGGTAGGTGCCACCCTTGCTCGCACCGAAGAAGCGGTAAAGGAATTAGAAGCCATCCTAAAGAAAGAAGAAAGGATTACTGATATCACCAGCTTTGTAGGTATGAGTTCGCCTCGTTTTCACACGGCCTATGCTCCTGAGACGCCACGAAGAAACTATGCTCAGATTTTCATTACCACCATCAGCAATGATGCTGCCGATGACCTGGCTAATGAATACCTTGAAAAGTTCAAGCACTTTTTGCCCGACGGAGACATTCAGGTGAAACAGCTCAGTCTGCAAGAAGGTGCTCCTATTGCCGTTCGTGTATTTGGTGAAGATGATAATGATCTGAAAAAAGTAGCCTTAAAGGTGAAAGATATTCTGGAAAACACGGAAGGCACTAATTATATCCGTCTGGATGCAGAAAATGATTATCTGGGCGTGAAGCTAAATATAGATGAAGACAGAGCGGCTCGCCTTGGCGTTAGTAATGCGGCCATTACCCAGGCCTTAGGTGCTGGACTAAAAGGTTATGCAGTATCTACCATGTGGGAAGCGGATAAGCCTGTCGATATTTTTGTGCGTTATGACTCGGTAAGCCGTAAAGATTTCGATGCCCTGGCCAACCTGCATATTTCTTCTGCCTATGGACAAAAAGTGCCATTGAAAGATGTTGCCAGCCTGGATATGTCATGGCACACCGGCATGATAGCCCACAGAAACGGATTAAAAGCACTATCTGTACTATCAGAAGCGCAGTTAGAAAGAACACCGGCCAGTATACTTAGAGACATCACTCCTAAAATTGATGCCTTAGAATTGCCAGCAGGAGTGCACATTGAGTACGGTGGTGATGCAGAATCTACCAGAGACAACCAACCTAATATGATGACTTCATTAGGTGTGAGTTTAATACTTATTTTCCTGACATTACTATTCCAGTTTAAGAACCTGGGTAAAAGCTTGATTGTGCTCAGCACCTTCCCGCTTAGCCTTTTAGGAGCCTTCACCGGATTATACATTACAGGAAATCCTTTAGGAATGACAGCTTTCATGGGTATTATCAGTCTTATTGGTATAGTGGTGAGAAACGGAATTATACTGGTAGATTATACTGATGAGCTAATCCTTGATCATGGATATAAGATTAAAGCTGCAGCATTGGCCGCTTCAAAACGTAGGATGAGACCTATATTCCTTACCTCCGGAGCAGCAGCCGTGGGGGTAATACCTATGATACTGAGCAAATCTCCTATGTGGGCTCCACTAGGTAGTGTGCTAGCTTTTGGCTTATTAGTTTCTATGGTGCTCACCTTGTTTGTAGTACCTGTTCTTTACAGTCTTTTCATTAAGCCTTCAAAACCAGCTGAATTTGATCAGCCTGATGGTGACGATCCTGTAATGTATAAACCAGCACATGCATAA
- the nadA gene encoding quinolinate synthase NadA, which translates to MTPNIIEAKKKLNQIGYLNIKVDEELDLVAEIQKLKKEKNAVILAHYYQEAIIQDIADYLGDSLALAKKAAQTDAETIVFAGVHFMAETAKIINPDKKVLLPDLKAGCSLADSCPPDEFKKFIDQHPDHIVITYINCSAEIKTLSDITCTSSNAVQVIESIPKDQPIIFAPDKNLGKYLIKETGRDMLLWDGSCMVHEAFSIERLLDLHKKHPKAKIIAHPESEEPLLKTAQFIGSTAQLLKFVKEDAGEEFIVATEAGILHQMAKEVPNKILIPAPSNEDNTCACSECAYMKLNTLEKLYLCMKYESPEITLSEEVIEKGRRPIERMLSIS; encoded by the coding sequence ATGACACCAAACATTATTGAAGCTAAGAAAAAGCTTAATCAAATAGGTTATCTTAATATCAAAGTGGATGAGGAGCTTGATTTAGTAGCAGAAATCCAAAAGTTAAAGAAAGAGAAAAATGCGGTGATCCTGGCTCATTATTATCAGGAAGCGATAATACAAGACATTGCAGATTATCTGGGAGACAGCCTGGCTTTGGCCAAAAAAGCAGCTCAGACTGATGCTGAAACCATAGTATTTGCCGGAGTGCACTTTATGGCTGAAACCGCTAAAATCATCAATCCTGATAAAAAAGTATTGTTACCAGACTTAAAAGCAGGCTGTTCTTTAGCTGACTCTTGCCCTCCTGATGAATTTAAGAAATTTATTGACCAGCATCCGGATCATATAGTAATTACTTACATCAATTGTTCGGCAGAGATTAAGACTTTGAGTGACATTACCTGCACCTCTTCTAATGCTGTACAGGTAATAGAATCTATCCCTAAAGATCAGCCCATTATATTTGCACCTGACAAAAACCTGGGCAAATACCTCATAAAAGAAACTGGCCGTGATATGTTACTTTGGGATGGCTCCTGCATGGTGCATGAAGCGTTTTCTATAGAAAGATTACTTGACCTTCATAAAAAACATCCGAAAGCAAAAATCATTGCTCACCCTGAATCTGAAGAGCCTCTTTTAAAAACGGCTCAATTTATTGGCTCCACCGCTCAGTTACTGAAATTTGTAAAAGAAGATGCTGGAGAAGAATTTATAGTGGCCACGGAAGCAGGCATTCTACACCAGATGGCTAAAGAAGTGCCTAATAAAATATTGATACCTGCCCCTAGCAACGAAGACAACACCTGCGCTTGTAGCGAATGTGCTTACATGAAACTTAACACTTTGGAGAAACTATATCTCTGCATGAAGTACGAATCGCCAGAGATTACGCTATCAGAAGAAGTGATAGAAAAAGGAAGAAGACCTATTGAAAGAATGTTGAGTATATCTTAA
- the nadB gene encoding L-aspartate oxidase, with translation MKFDTDFLVIGSGLAGLAYALKVANKLPDTKVTIITKAQEEESNTRYAQGGIAVMLDKDEDSFKNHINDTLIAGDGLCDKEVVKMVVKKGPKRFREITGWGAEFDKQPSGDYDLSREGGHSVNRIVHHKDVTGWEMSRTLLKQVHSMPNIEILSFHFAIDLITEHHFKEKGEINSDEVKCYGAYVLNQKTQQIERVLSRITLLASGGTGHVYKNTTNPLVATGDGIAMAYRAKAFIQNMEFIQFHPTSLYNPGASPSFLISEAVRGFGAKLRTRSGEAFMHKYDKREELASRDIVARAIDSELKISGDDFVYLDCRHLDMEGFKNHFPNIYEKCASLGIHAEKDMIPVVPAAHYLCGGINVDMKGRTNVSNLYACGECSNTGLHGANRLASNSLLEALVYAHKCYKDGIKKYESIEIPAEINEWNAEGTVEPKEKIVITHMRKELQTLMSDLVGIVRSNERLRLAKEKLHLIYKETKKLYDNSTLSPQLCELRNLVTIAYLIIEQSIDRKENRGGYFNKDLV, from the coding sequence ATGAAATTTGATACAGACTTTTTAGTGATAGGCTCCGGACTAGCCGGGCTCGCTTATGCGCTAAAAGTGGCTAATAAACTACCCGATACCAAGGTAACGATAATCACCAAAGCACAAGAAGAAGAATCTAACACCAGATACGCGCAGGGAGGCATCGCTGTAATGCTGGATAAAGACGAGGATTCTTTTAAAAACCATATAAATGACACCTTAATAGCGGGCGACGGGCTGTGCGATAAGGAAGTAGTGAAAATGGTGGTAAAAAAAGGGCCTAAAAGGTTTAGAGAGATTACTGGCTGGGGTGCTGAGTTCGACAAGCAGCCTTCTGGAGATTATGACCTGAGCAGAGAAGGGGGCCATTCTGTAAATCGAATTGTACACCATAAAGATGTTACTGGCTGGGAAATGTCTCGCACGCTGTTAAAACAAGTGCACTCTATGCCCAACATAGAAATTCTATCTTTCCACTTTGCTATAGATTTAATTACAGAGCATCATTTTAAAGAAAAAGGAGAAATCAATTCTGATGAGGTGAAATGTTATGGTGCATATGTACTGAATCAGAAAACGCAACAGATCGAAAGAGTCTTATCAAGAATCACTCTTTTGGCCAGCGGCGGCACCGGCCACGTTTACAAAAACACCACCAACCCATTAGTAGCCACCGGAGATGGTATAGCCATGGCCTATAGAGCCAAGGCCTTCATTCAGAACATGGAGTTTATCCAGTTTCACCCCACATCTCTTTATAACCCCGGAGCTTCTCCTTCATTTTTAATATCTGAAGCGGTAAGAGGGTTTGGCGCTAAGCTCAGAACCCGATCAGGAGAAGCCTTTATGCATAAATATGACAAAAGAGAAGAGCTTGCCTCCAGAGATATTGTAGCTCGGGCTATTGACTCCGAACTCAAGATTAGCGGTGATGATTTTGTATACTTAGATTGCCGACATTTAGACATGGAAGGTTTTAAGAATCACTTTCCTAACATCTATGAGAAATGTGCCAGCTTAGGCATTCATGCCGAAAAAGATATGATACCAGTAGTGCCCGCCGCCCATTACCTGTGCGGCGGCATTAATGTAGATATGAAAGGCCGAACTAACGTAAGTAACCTATATGCATGTGGCGAATGTAGCAACACCGGCTTGCATGGCGCTAACAGACTGGCCTCTAACTCACTCTTAGAAGCCCTGGTTTATGCCCATAAATGCTACAAAGACGGTATCAAAAAATACGAATCTATCGAAATACCTGCCGAGATAAACGAATGGAATGCTGAAGGCACGGTAGAACCAAAAGAGAAAATAGTGATTACGCACATGCGTAAAGAACTGCAAACCCTCATGAGTGATTTGGTAGGTATTGTAAGATCGAACGAAAGACTAAGGCTTGCCAAAGAAAAGCTGCATTTGATCTACAAAGAAACCAAGAAGCTATATGATAACTCCACCCTTTCTCCGCAACTCTGCGAACTGAGAAATCTGGTAACTATTGCCTACCTCATCATAGAGCAATCAATAGACAGAAAGGAAAACAGAGGCGGGTATTTTAATAAGGATTTGGTGTAG
- a CDS encoding TolC family protein produces the protein MSIYKLITILSCVGILMVTQRTKAQQITISLDSAKQLALTNNRDIRQAQQHLEAAEAAEASAKAANKPTVDASVVGLYLGEPMQTILPETSLNGSLAISEVVYAGGKIRNGKKMATSSVLLQTSQKELTESEILLQTETAYWQLVSTYEQVALAQKYLLLLDTLHQDLLNTYNAGVINKNDVLRVKVRLNDAQISLQTALDGLEIAKRSFAQLTGINTLDFVLEDNIPEAETSQQLLTDPDAVVNRRAEINILEQSVKMQELQVDLLEGDRRPSLAVTLNGIYAAGDNIDFSDGSNNFTSAVGLVSLSIPILDWGGRKQLVKEQKANAQAQQLELENTKELISIEIRNAYLELKRASIRVKLSQESLEQAKENLRLLNDQFDAGTITGKDVLEGQVLWQEAYAQVIDAKTSLKINEASYLKAIAEY, from the coding sequence ATGTCTATTTATAAATTGATTACCATCCTCAGCTGTGTGGGGATTTTAATGGTGACACAAAGGACCAAGGCCCAGCAGATAACCATTAGCCTGGACTCCGCCAAGCAACTGGCGCTGACCAATAATCGGGATATCCGGCAGGCACAGCAGCACCTGGAAGCGGCCGAGGCAGCAGAAGCATCGGCAAAAGCCGCCAACAAACCCACGGTAGATGCCAGCGTGGTAGGTTTATACCTGGGTGAGCCCATGCAAACCATACTGCCTGAAACTAGCCTTAACGGTAGCCTCGCTATCAGCGAAGTAGTATATGCAGGTGGAAAAATTCGAAATGGCAAGAAAATGGCCACATCCTCTGTTTTATTACAAACCTCGCAAAAGGAGTTGACCGAAAGTGAGATACTATTACAAACAGAAACAGCCTACTGGCAGCTGGTAAGCACTTATGAACAAGTAGCCCTAGCTCAGAAGTACCTGTTATTATTAGACACTCTGCATCAGGACTTGCTCAACACATATAATGCTGGTGTTATTAATAAAAATGATGTATTACGAGTAAAAGTAAGGCTCAATGATGCTCAAATTTCTCTGCAAACAGCCCTGGATGGACTAGAGATTGCTAAACGAAGCTTTGCCCAGCTAACCGGCATCAACACTTTAGATTTTGTTTTGGAAGATAACATACCCGAAGCAGAAACCTCACAGCAGCTATTAACAGATCCTGATGCTGTGGTGAACAGACGAGCTGAAATTAATATTCTTGAACAGTCGGTAAAAATGCAGGAGCTACAGGTAGACCTACTGGAAGGTGATCGCAGACCCAGCCTGGCTGTAACTTTAAATGGCATATATGCTGCAGGAGACAATATTGACTTCTCTGATGGAAGCAATAATTTCACCTCTGCCGTTGGCTTGGTAAGCCTGAGCATACCTATACTAGACTGGGGCGGTCGCAAGCAGCTAGTGAAAGAGCAGAAAGCTAATGCGCAAGCTCAACAGCTAGAACTAGAAAACACCAAAGAACTTATTTCCATAGAAATAAGAAACGCGTATCTGGAATTAAAAAGAGCCTCTATCAGGGTGAAATTATCTCAGGAATCATTAGAACAAGCCAAGGAAAACCTCAGGTTACTCAATGACCAATTTGATGCAGGCACTATTACAGGAAAAGATGTGTTAGAAGGTCAGGTGCTGTGGCAAGAAGCCTATGCTCAGGTGATAGACGCAAAAACTTCTTTAAAAATCAATGAGGCCAGCTACCTCAAAGCTATAGCCGAATACTAG
- a CDS encoding efflux RND transporter periplasmic adaptor subunit, whose translation MKLQYFLRKNNTLRYVLSMATTACLLSLWSCGSEQEKDQQESSAYKVSVEKVTGSTGAEEYDYSGNLEADNKVDLSFSVSGRVVSVNVEEGQHVKKGSLLASIEQTRYRSAFEIAEANYTKAADNFKRNEELHKKGSLPERDFIASQADLAQAKANKDLAAKDLADTRLVAPFTGVITNKITEKGAIMAPGSPAFTLTKTDVMYATASIAEGDIAHVSTGDSVEVTIPALNAKIAGTVNIINPQADNYSRTFEVKVRLANEDGAILPGMLAQLHINTGVKQNRITIPTTCILKDTDNIAYVFLAQPDHTAIKKRINISRATGLNKVIISSGLNEGDLLIVEGQSKLVDGSPIQY comes from the coding sequence ATGAAGCTTCAATATTTTTTGAGGAAAAACAACACATTGCGCTATGTGCTTAGCATGGCGACTACCGCATGCTTATTATCATTATGGAGCTGCGGCAGCGAGCAGGAAAAAGATCAACAAGAAAGTAGCGCCTACAAGGTTTCTGTAGAGAAAGTAACCGGAAGCACTGGCGCTGAAGAGTACGACTACAGCGGCAACTTGGAAGCTGACAATAAAGTAGATTTATCTTTCAGCGTAAGCGGGCGTGTAGTTTCAGTAAATGTAGAAGAAGGTCAGCATGTAAAAAAAGGCAGCTTATTGGCCTCTATTGAGCAAACCAGGTATAGAAGTGCTTTTGAAATTGCTGAAGCCAACTACACTAAAGCAGCTGATAATTTTAAAAGAAACGAAGAATTACACAAAAAAGGAAGCTTACCAGAAAGAGACTTTATAGCCTCTCAGGCTGACCTGGCTCAGGCCAAAGCTAACAAAGACTTAGCAGCAAAAGACCTGGCTGACACCAGACTAGTAGCCCCTTTTACAGGTGTAATCACTAATAAAATAACAGAAAAAGGCGCTATTATGGCCCCCGGAAGCCCAGCTTTCACCTTAACAAAAACAGATGTTATGTACGCCACTGCATCTATTGCAGAAGGAGACATTGCTCATGTATCTACTGGTGATTCTGTAGAAGTAACAATACCCGCTTTAAATGCAAAAATAGCAGGCACAGTTAATATCATTAACCCGCAAGCCGATAATTACTCAAGAACATTTGAAGTAAAAGTAAGACTGGCTAATGAAGATGGAGCCATCCTTCCCGGAATGCTAGCTCAGCTACACATTAATACCGGAGTAAAACAAAACCGAATTACTATACCTACTACCTGCATTCTTAAAGACACTGACAATATCGCATATGTGTTTTTAGCGCAGCCAGACCATACTGCTATTAAAAAGAGAATCAACATCTCAAGAGCAACAGGATTGAACAAGGTAATCATATCCTCAGGTCTTAATGAAGGTGATCTGCTTATAGTAGAAGGCCAATCTAAACTAGTTGATGGAAGCCCCATCCAATATTAA
- a CDS encoding helix-turn-helix domain-containing protein, with protein MSEWKSNNIKEYQFNEMQQMRGKKPSTKGLHILQEHNKKGEDAGFMFPFRTDHHVVILLLSGKVKVQLNLTTFLLEPHDLILISGRMVTQSIDFLEDATAIIIAFTKEYALENAQKTQALESFQLLRTTISKKVSLDARELENFMALTTYLNNKIQNEQEEHIDAKMVHAFNLLSFELSGLYEKHHPSISIDLSRKEELSASFIKLLGKHFREERSVSFYANALHVTSGHLTKTLKQVSGKSTRQLIDEAVILDAKILLAKRALTVAQISAALNFNDQSFFGKFFKKETGLSPSAYRQLLSQSEA; from the coding sequence ATGAGTGAGTGGAAGAGCAATAACATAAAGGAGTACCAGTTCAATGAGATGCAGCAAATGCGTGGTAAAAAGCCTTCAACAAAAGGCTTACACATTTTGCAGGAGCATAATAAAAAGGGAGAAGATGCTGGCTTTATGTTTCCATTTCGCACTGATCACCATGTGGTAATACTGCTACTAAGCGGCAAAGTAAAAGTACAGCTTAACCTTACCACCTTCCTCTTAGAACCACACGATTTGATATTAATATCCGGAAGAATGGTTACTCAATCCATAGATTTTTTGGAAGATGCCACGGCTATAATTATTGCCTTCACTAAAGAATACGCCCTGGAAAATGCTCAGAAAACACAAGCTTTAGAGTCTTTCCAGCTGCTCAGAACTACGATTAGTAAAAAAGTATCTTTAGATGCTCGTGAGCTGGAAAACTTTATGGCCCTGACTACCTATCTCAATAACAAAATACAAAATGAACAGGAAGAGCATATAGATGCTAAGATGGTACACGCCTTCAACCTGCTTTCTTTTGAGCTGAGCGGATTATACGAAAAACACCATCCCTCCATTTCCATTGACTTATCTAGGAAGGAAGAGCTATCGGCCAGTTTTATAAAATTATTAGGCAAACACTTTAGAGAAGAGCGAAGTGTGAGCTTTTATGCCAACGCCCTGCATGTTACTTCCGGCCATTTGACTAAAACACTAAAGCAGGTCTCTGGTAAATCTACCCGGCAGCTTATAGATGAAGCAGTGATACTAGATGCCAAAATACTACTGGCCAAAAGGGCTCTCACAGTGGCTCAAATATCTGCCGCCCTCAACTTTAACGATCAGTCGTTTTTCGGTAAATTTTTTAAAAAGGAAACCGGCCTCTCACCTTCTGCCTACAGGCAATTGCTCAGTCAATCAGAAGCTTAA